From Alteromonas sp. BL110:
GCAGCTTGTGCGCACCTAACGCTAACAGAGATAAGCCCATCTTCAGTGAATTTAAGCGCATTACTTAATAGGTTGTTGAGCACCTGTTGTATGCGCAATGGGTCGCCAATTAAGTTTAGCGGCACGTCTCGAGAAATATGTTGTATAAGTTCTATATGCTTTTCTTGTGCGCGGGTTAGATGCAGTCTAATAGTTTGGTTTACCAATGCATCCAAATTGAATTGCGTCGACTCGATATCCAGCTTGCCAGCCTCAATTTTAGAAAAGTCGAGAATGTCGTTGATTATACTTAGCAGCGTTTGCGATGCGCCCTCAATTTGAATTAGGTTTGTTTGCTGCTCTTTGTCTTCTGCGGCGCGCTGAGAAAGCTTGGTAAGGCCAATAATTGCGTTTAGCGGTGTGCGAATTTCATGGCTCATACGGGCCAGAAAATCTGACTTAGCCTTGGTCGCTTTACGTAAGTCCTGCGTCAGAGTATTGAGGGCTATTCGCTGAAGTCGGGTTCTAAGCCATAGCCCAACTACCAATCCTAAAGAAAGGATTACAAAGCCAATAAAATAAAGTTGCTGAGTGTTTTTTTTCTGTTGGATCAGGTTTCGTTGTTCTTTTAACTGATTGTCTTTTTCCAGAAGCTTTATTGTTTCTTCTTTTTCAGACACGGCCAATCGCACGCGGTGCAGCGCCATCAGTCTCGACTGCTGCTCATTAAAGCTTTTCTTAAATGCTTGTTTATGTTGCTTTGAATAGTTAAGTGCGGCTTCCAGGTTTCCGTTTTTCTCGTGAAGCGAGATAAGCTGGTTTAAAAGGTCGGTGACCAATACTTTGTCATTTTTAATGACATCTTTCTCGAGCCCAGCTTCAAGTTCGCTAATAGCAAGTTCAATTTCACCCTGTTGCTTGTAGATGTCTACAAGATGAAGAAGGTGAGAGCCTTCGTTATAGCGAAACCCAACCTGGCGGTCGGCCTCTGCTGCTTGATTCAGTTTTTTTAATGCTTCGCTCAAATTCCCTTGTGCAATGTGAAGCTCTACCATTGCGCTGTGTACAATGCCTATAAAAGGATAGTTAGCTTCGCGAAGCAAGTTTTCAGCTAATAATAGGCTTACTTTCGCATTTTGATATTCGCCTAGCGCACGTTGTGCATACCCTTGGAAAAAATAGGCGGTTCCTTCACCCTCTTTATTATTAAAACGTTGCGCGGCAGCCAAATACTGATGCGCAAATGTCAGCATTATCTCATAATTTTTTAGCGACATGTAAACGTTGCCCATGGCGCTATACACCAAAAGAACACGGTCACTTTCAACTTCATTGTAAAAATCTAGCGCTTGGTGCATGGCTTCTAGTGCACTAGCGTGCTCGCCTGACAAATCTAGAATTAAACCCTCTAGGCGATACGACTCTGCAAGGGCCAACGTATTCTCTGATGAATTTGCATACTTCCGGGCTTCTAGTAATGCCTCATATGCCGACGCATAGTCTTGTTTTAAAACATAAAAATACGACTTAATGTTTAAAAAGCGTGCATGGTCGAAATCATTGGGTTGAGCTGCAAAAAAAGTATGCAATTCCCTAAACGTATTTTGAACGTTTGGGTCGTTTTCTTGAATGCGTGCTTTTAGCTCATCAAGCTGGTGTATGGCAGAGGAAGCCTTGTCTTGCGGCACAGCGAAAGCGCGCGCAGACAGTGTCATTAATGCAATGACACTGACAATATACAAAACATAGAGCTTCATTATTCGTTTATTAGTAGTTAGTAGCTAATAACGCGAATCGTTTTACTGGTATCATCAAAGCGCTTAGATAGCTCATCCCAATTTTGATCAGCAATAATTTTTACATCTTCGGCAGATAAACCGTATTTTTTCGCCGTTGCCACAGGATCGCTTTTGTAAGCCTCCATAAGCTTGCTGTTAGTGTCTAGTTCAACCATGAAATCTTGAATAGATTTTGCCATTTTTATTATCCTTTTTAATTTACAGTTGGGTTTCTATAATTCGTAACTTGTTTTTCTGTTAACCCTAGCTTTGCCAATCGGTCTTGCCTATACGCTGGCACCCCTTTGGAAGGAACAACGAGAGTAGAGATTAAAGTGGGTTTTGCAAATTCGAGTTCACTAAGCAGAACTTTTTCTATTTTGGGTTCGCAAAGTGGCAGTGTCGCCGCTTCATAAATAATAAGTTCGTGGTCCGCTGGATAATGCTCTGCCAATATATCTGCCAACATGGCCAAGCCAGATTGGCTATGGTTTGCATCTAACACGCTTAATGTGGCTTCTCCGGCTAAACCAATTTGCCAGATTATTTGTGTCATATGCGGGTCAATGCGGTAATCGCGAAACAGAAACTGAGTGGCTTCGTATGACTGGCAGCCATAGCGTGAAGGATCGATGCCCAAATCGGCTATTAAACAGTCTTCTGCCGAGACACCGGGCAACATTTTGGCCTCTAAGTTCATCTCCTTCACACGGCGGACAGCTTCATGAGAGGGAGTGACGAAAACACCGGGGTGGCCATAAAAAGCAACGCATACTTTATGGCCTTCTACTACAGACTCGACAATTCTATCGGCCATTTGAGAATAGGTAAGGGCGCGGGATTTACCTTCTTCGTAAAGGTCGTCTAGCGATACACTATTTGGGTTAAGCGTAGTTACCACATGCTCGCCAATTTTGTTCATAATACCCATGAAGACGATATCGGCATTCTCAATATGACTTCTAGCGGCAATAGTCATTTGCCCTGCAACACTAATGCCTGTGCCGACCACAACAAGTGATCCCTTTTTATTGGTGCCCATACTTCCTATACCGTTTGCGACACTATTTCTTTTGCCACTATAAAGTAGAATTAAGGTTTTTGCTATATTCACAAGATTGCCCGTGAACGATAACTTTTATTAAGTAAACGTTTGGTCTTGTTTAAGCTATTATCGAAAAATATCGCTAATAAGAATGTATAAAAAGGATTAAAGCGTGTTTTCGATTCATGTAGCGCGAACCATAAATAAACCTATCGAAGAAGTTTTTTCCATATTAAGTGACCATGTTAACTACGAGCAATTCAAAGCTATTGAGCAGTCAAATTTATTGGTCAAAGGTAAACTTGAAACAAATGGGTTGGGTGCTGTTCGCGAGATTATTTCCGGAGGCTCGAATCTTCACGAAGAGATAGTAGCCTACGACCCGCCGTATAAACTGGGCTATAAAGTGGTAAAGTCTAAGCCCTTGCCATACGACCACCAGTTAGGTGAAATAACGCTGAAAGAAGAAGGTGAAAAAACGCATGTTACTTGGCGCTCGAAAGGGCACATTACCATTTTTCTTTTAGGTAGCCTTTACTTTGACAAACAGATTCAAAATGTTGGGAGCCGTGCTTTCGGCAGTATTTTAAAGCAGATTGATAATATGGCGTAATCAGACGTTAGCGTTAAAAAGTCGCTAAACGCGTGATGAACATGGTTCACGCTACCGGCAGATAGTAAGCGGAATGTGCCCTTTTTAGTAACAGGGCACGAATTTAATTAAAGACAGGCCCGTTACCGACCCTTCAATAGCCAGTACAGTTGGTCATTGGCATAAAACAGCGTTCACTTCTTTTAAAACGTCGGCATATCGGCAGTGTTCCAAGCTGCCAAATCCTTCAACTTGTCTTATTTTCAAGCGACTAAACAAAGGCATGGTCATGCCAGTTAGAAAGCGGCAATAAATAGAAGGTGTAATGGGGCCTTCAAACTTGCCGCTTAAATGCGCTCTTAGCGCTGTTATAGCTTCTGATACTTGCTCACTATCGGGTGTTGGTATGGGTGATGAATAGCTAAGCTTTGCTACATCGCCTTTACATACACTGCAATGTCCACACGCCTTCGGCGCTTGAGTATCATCAAAATACACTGATAAGTTATGA
This genomic window contains:
- a CDS encoding tetratricopeptide repeat-containing hybrid sensor histidine kinase/response regulator codes for the protein MTLSARAFAVPQDKASSAIHQLDELKARIQENDPNVQNTFRELHTFFAAQPNDFDHARFLNIKSYFYVLKQDYASAYEALLEARKYANSSENTLALAESYRLEGLILDLSGEHASALEAMHQALDFYNEVESDRVLLVYSAMGNVYMSLKNYEIMLTFAHQYLAAAQRFNNKEGEGTAYFFQGYAQRALGEYQNAKVSLLLAENLLREANYPFIGIVHSAMVELHIAQGNLSEALKKLNQAAEADRQVGFRYNEGSHLLHLVDIYKQQGEIELAISELEAGLEKDVIKNDKVLVTDLLNQLISLHEKNGNLEAALNYSKQHKQAFKKSFNEQQSRLMALHRVRLAVSEKEETIKLLEKDNQLKEQRNLIQQKKNTQQLYFIGFVILSLGLVVGLWLRTRLQRIALNTLTQDLRKATKAKSDFLARMSHEIRTPLNAIIGLTKLSQRAAEDKEQQTNLIQIEGASQTLLSIINDILDFSKIEAGKLDIESTQFNLDALVNQTIRLHLTRAQEKHIELIQHISRDVPLNLIGDPLRIQQVLNNLLSNALKFTEDGLISVSVRCAQAADDIQLEFEVKDSGVGLSSAHQAQLFQPFNQGDESISRRYGGTGLGLAICKQLTALMGGEIWVESQLGKGSIFHFTVKVQQDASQQIISPSKQLSALKVLIADDIEASRDAISEALSMANIHADIASGGKDAIVKMRAALGTSSPYDVLILDWNMPDIDGLEVAAIMSQEFSVKQPKVIMLYAFESPRMREQANQLGIRNFIKKPFSTSELVDKLQELCLNVKTKALPKDKPTVPNLKGTRILFAEDNALNQKVTIGLLAETRASIEVANNGLEAISILRKDSSFDVVLMDIQMPVMDGLTAAKHIREELKLTLPIIATTAHAMQQDIDKSLAAGMDGHINKPVDPNRFFDVLVEVLDKRQSSATSAVNNDKLVATDSLTLIDKSKAVETLLGDETLYNDLLNDFVALEGELSALKQAVDTHDYPSIARIAHIFTTALRYIGAFPLAELASTVELTIKRSEHKTTDNFNEKLEALREALLELNQKVKGMMGE
- a CDS encoding SAM-dependent methyltransferase, whose product is MGTNKKGSLVVVGTGISVAGQMTIAARSHIENADIVFMGIMNKIGEHVVTTLNPNSVSLDDLYEEGKSRALTYSQMADRIVESVVEGHKVCVAFYGHPGVFVTPSHEAVRRVKEMNLEAKMLPGVSAEDCLIADLGIDPSRYGCQSYEATQFLFRDYRIDPHMTQIIWQIGLAGEATLSVLDANHSQSGLAMLADILAEHYPADHELIIYEAATLPLCEPKIEKVLLSELEFAKPTLISTLVVPSKGVPAYRQDRLAKLGLTEKQVTNYRNPTVN
- a CDS encoding SRPBCC family protein, which encodes MFSIHVARTINKPIEEVFSILSDHVNYEQFKAIEQSNLLVKGKLETNGLGAVREIISGGSNLHEEIVAYDPPYKLGYKVVKSKPLPYDHQLGEITLKEEGEKTHVTWRSKGHITIFLLGSLYFDKQIQNVGSRAFGSILKQIDNMA